gtattaaaaaaaaaaaaaaaaagctgaaatgctgTGTCACTACACAGTATATgaaaaagttttgatttttttttccagactgacGTAGAGATCTCGTTGGTTGGTGGCAGTTGCAAAAATCCTATTGAAAAATTTTGGAGTGGAAGCAGTGCAGTGTATATATTGCAGAAAGCCGTAAGTGTGCGTGGTAGATGTTAATTGTAATCCAGACTTTTGAATTCCCATCAGACTTTTTTCACACACCTTGCAGTTTTTGACTCACATGCACGTTTCTCTTAAAGGCACACCATGAAGAAAGCAATTCCATGGAGGAATCAAGAACAGATGATGCCGTTTATGCCTCTGAGGTTTTGCCAAAGGAGAGTCCTGGAGCCCTGGCCCTTTCTGTTGGAAGAGCAAAGTAAGTGTGAAAGCTTTCCCTCCCATTTtgagggatttttcttttgtaattctGAACCTGTATTTTCAATCCCCTAAATAAAATTGCTCATTAGTTTATGAGGAGTTGTGGCTGTTTTCCATCCTGCAGAAGGGCTTCCCTACTTTTAATGGctaaaagtgttttaaaaagtaGCTAAAATCCAGGCATTGGAAAAGCACTTGAGAGTTGGGCTGTTGAGTTAACAGGATTCACTGCATGTAGGGGAGCAAAAAAAGCTCACTGAGACTTCAGTGCTTATTTTTTTGGGTAAAGctcctgttaaaaaaaccaaacaaacaacaacaacaaacctaAAAATCTGATTTGCATCTTTGGCGTTATTAAAATACCAGCGTGTGGTACCAAAATGGAGCTTACCTAAGTAATGTATTCTTTTAATTAGCTTAAAATGTAATATTCAATTATAATTTTAGACTCTTCAGTTTTCACCAACTTATTGTGTTATTTGCTGGcatcttcctttctccctgttCCTATTTCTAGGCAGTTGATTTCCTTGTACGCAATGGTGCAAAACCCAAACGTGACCTGCCTGGGGAGCAGTGACCTGGTTGTGCTTCCTCCCCTGTGGGCCAGGTGTGATGGTTCTGACCCTCAGCACACCTGCTGGATTGGAGCTGAGCCTCTCAAGGCTGCAAACAAAGTCACAGGGCTCAATATTTACATGGTTTCGTGTGATGGTAAGGTGTGGTACGCAGAAAATGAAGTGAGGAGGGCTAAAAAATGTGGGGATGCTGATGTCACAATGCTTTGTTCTTTGTGTGATACTGGCTTGGGAATTATCTATATTCttggttttaatgaaaaaaaatggattaaaataagagaaaatgtgtttttaaccAATGCCATGTGGGGGAAATGGCTTTTTAATCTAAGTGATGCACCTGTAGCTGTGCAGGCAGCCTCAACTCAGGttgaaaacaggaaatttaAACTGCTGCCATTCAGCATCTTACACAAGCTGTGATTCGTTCTAAACATTTGTATATGTTCATATCAGCTCTTGTAATCAATAGGAGGAATGCAGGGAGAATTCCTGCTTTCTGAAGGACAGCAGGAGCCATGCTTCACCAAATGGAGCATTTGGGAATGAATTTGTAGGGCCAAATTTGAATTGTGTcaaatggggttttttgattctcacttttttcctttcctaggTCCTACGGCTGATAAAACTCATTTTGCAAACCTGGAAGAGCTCAAAATGGAACATAAAATAAGACATCACTCATCTGTTGTAAGTTTTCACACTCTGTCATGGCTTCAGCTGAAGTTTAAAAACTATTTTGGGATTTATGATGCTGGTTTGGGGAAGCTTTTTAGACCCTCTATGGAAACTCTCCTTAGTATGATTCTATAATATAACAGCCTGATTTTAGGTCATGATTATAATGCATTTGTCTGGTGTTAACCCTATTTTTTGCATGTTTGTGAAATGCTTTGCCTGTggtagttttgtttttatatttgaaatCTGTTCACTCCAGGTGACAACCAAAGGATTTGCTCGGTACGAGCTGATTGCAGCTGCTGCAATAGAGGACACCATTGCAGAATCTGGAAGCAGCATCAGTGTGGATATCACATGGAATGGTGTGGAAAAGATCCTGGAGACTCCCCCAGTGATCTCTGCTGCCACCCTGGTGAGTCAGGAtgggaaaagcaaataaacCCATGCTCTTGGCACAATTCACATCACGAGTAGTACAAAGGATAGCGGACAAAAGCAATGTAACCTGTTCAGAAGCTGAATTATAAGCTGTGCTGACATGCTTCTCACTGATAAAAAATTTGGACATTTGATTTCTAAAGTTTGAAACTGAGATAAACTTGTGGAACTTTCAGAATATTGCCCTGGAGTCGGGGGACCCCAGAAGTCCTGTGTTCCATCTGTACCGAGAGCTGCAGTTCCTCTTGGTGAGTGCAGGGGAGAAGTTCCAATTTCACATTTGCATGGAACAAGGGTTTTATGTGCCAATAATTTTATTGAAAACTTCACCAAATGTGTCAAAGATAATTTCAAACGTTTATTGTAGCTGAAACTCTGAGTTCGGTTTTAGAAACCTTGAATACAAAGAGGACAAATCATCCAGGGAATTCTGACAATTCGTAACTCCTGGTTAGCTGTGCAGAGACCTGTGATTCTTGGTGAAGTTCTCTGTGGCTGATGCCACGTGCAGGACTCTCAAGAACTGATTTCTGTTGTGGTCCTGCTGCCTTTAGGCTTTGGCTGAAGGTCTGAAGATGGGTGTGACTGAGTGGCCTGAGCCATCAGAGTCTGAATCAGCTCTCAAACTGGTCCAGGAATTTCTGACTGGTAATTGCTGCTTGTTCATGAGGAGGGAGGGGTGTGGCACTTCACAGGAATAAAAGGGAATTCCATAAACAACTTTTAAAGCACTAGAAATGTTCATTTCTGTGCTGGAACCACTGCACAGAGTAGTTAAATAGGTTAATTAATGCAtatctgtaatttttctttgtccTAATATCATGGATGAAAGTaataattaaaagcatttttaaaaagtctttttagATTGTAACCTAACccaataaaaccatttttaaatgaatcaATTCTGTTATTCAGTGTCTTAGTTATGATGTGCCTGGGGATTAATGATTGGTTTGATGACACTTTTCAGAGTGctggaacttttttttctttttttaaactctacTAGATTTAAAGAAGAAGCTGGATGGAGATTGTATGTTTGGAAACAAGAATGAAACAGAGGTGCGTGCAATTTCCTGACAGCAGCTTTGTCATTTTGCTTCCCTTTTAACTGCAGTTATTCCAGATTTTGACCGAATCTTGTCTGTTTTTTATATGTGTAAATAGTGCTGTGAAGGAATATGGATCTCTTgctttctgtctctgctgtgtAAAAATAATGGGAGAAGGTCTGATGTCTTCCAGGAATTCTGACCTTTGTGCCATTGCATTCTAgcattaatttgcttttcttgccTAATTTAGTGATTTGAGGCCAATTTAATAGTATCAGCTGAATATGTGTCCTCTTTATTTACAGCTTTATGATATTGTAAAGCAATGGGCAAATTCAAATTATAAAAAATctgtttggttatttttttcccctcttagcCTACAAGGAAAGGTTTAGTTCTATTTCCTGTTAagggagaagcagcattttgttGATAATCTAAGAATATATTGATTTCTGTGTCATCAGAACTGTTCTGTGTCAGGATTACAGGGAAGTTCTCTGTTCTGAGAGTTTGTGTGTCTGGATTTTAACCTCCCAGGGCCCTGCTGGGTACACAGACAATACCTGACTGAGATCTAAAGTCTCTCTGACAGTGTCTTGTGTTTCCTGGTCCAAGGCTGGCAGTGTGATAATTCTGCAAAGAATCACACTCactcttaaataaaaatataattccaAATTACTGTGTGGTAGTTTCcctggaaaaaggggaaaatcagTGATGCAGCCAGTTTTGATCTCTGGAGAAATTCAGATGTGAAAGGTTTTTGACTCTCAGGCACCATTTTTCATTGAAGACCAATACATTCTTCCAGAAAATCAAGTGTGACACAGCTGCTGTGGACAGTTGCATAAAAACAATCTTTGGTGAGCGAGGAGACCTGGACTTCGCTGAGCAATTATGGTGCAAAATGAAAAGTAAGTGTATTGTGCCCcatctgttttcctttcattttctttatctgctAGACAGAATtgctttttcaggaaaattcCTGTTCAGTTCTGAGTTTTAAGGACTCATCAGCTCTTCAGAAAATTGTTATCAGCTCTTCCTGAAAGAGCTCATTCTAGGGATGTAGGATGATGTATTTTCTTACAACCTTCCAATGGCAGACCAGCATCTAGCAGgagataatttcattttatttggcTGCAAAAGGTACTAAACCATTGGTAGTTGCTCTAAAGCTAGAACCCATCTGCCCTAAAACTGAAAACTGtataattcctttttctctagGTCTGAAGGATAATTTTCAGTGTATATAGAGTTCAGTGGTCTCTGTtgattgttgtttttttagAGTAACCTTTTTGAAAGCCATCATATGACAAAGCTGCCAAAAAGCTGTGCAGTCTGTAATTTTAGCTCTTATtctttgaggggtttttttcatgcaggGGTGCGTTGGCCTGTTGTTATTGACTTATAACAGCCAGAGAAAGAGCCTGGTTTGATAATTAAAacattgtgtttttcttttccaggtgtCAGCTCCTATCAGGAGTTAATAGACTGTTTCACACTGGTCATAAAATGCCTGGAACATGGTGAGATACAGCCATGGGTATGTACTTTTATTTCACAAGAGATGGTAAAATTTGGGATAgtttcaaataaaatacaattccTGTCccttcactgcccctcatttgTGGTGTTTTTCAATTGTGAGTTTCCCTGGGGGCGTTGAACTTCTGAACAACGTCGAGGGTATTTCTTGCACAGTTACATCACACAAAgactgctttatttttagatCCATCAAGGGAGTAGCAGCTTCTTAAGTCAATTGATCCAACAGTCCTACCATGGAAAGATGGAGGATGTTTCCCTCAGTGACATCACTCCCATTCAGATGCTCCTGGAGATTGGCTTGGAGAAGATGAAGAAGGATTATGTCAGTTTTTTCATAGGTGAGCATGAGGAATTCAAGAGAAAAGGTGTTCCATGCAGGGAATCATGAACTTTTTGGGTAACCTCCATCTCCCTTCCCATCTGCTGAAGTGCAGTTTCCAGCTTCCTTAATAATGTaacttttcagcttttaaatttcaaaatttttaaaacttacttGTTTCAAAAGAAGCATCGCTTTATGTTTTACCGTTGCTGTTACCCCTTCATTTCTTTTTGGCATCTGACATcctgttttcattctttgtttatttgcttttttattttcactgcgTTTGTAAACTTGTATGTCCTGAGGAGCGGGTTGTCTCCAATACCTGGTAGGTTTTTTCACTGTGCAGCCTTGGTGATAAATAAAATCCTGCCTTGGCCACACCACTTCAGAGGGGTTTTCTTGTTTGGAATGTCAGTAAATCATGTCAGTAAATAACATCACACTCCTGCTGACTTTGTGCTTTAGTGGAATTTCCTGTTTGATCACCTGAATGTTGCATGTATTTCATCTGATACCCtgtattaaattttaatatatttttttcctgctgttcctttTACAGGCCAGGAGCTTGCAACAGTAAACTGCTTGGTgagatgctttatttttatttttattttagaaagctgAGCATGCTTAGCTGATGGTGGGATGCAAGTCACATAAACTGAGAAACTGAACTGCAGGTCATGAGGCTGGGACAGCACACTGCAAAAATGtcattgttttgtttccttattcCCAGATAATTCCCTGATGTCTCATCTGGGTCACTGGCAAGGCAGTGAACCTTTGTCACACTTTGATGGGACTTTGTTCTGGGTCTGCTGGGCCACTCTAAAAATCTTAGCTCCTCTAAAGAGGGAAGATGATTTTATTTACTGAGGGCGTGTTGTGTGTCTGTAGCAATGCAGTGCTCAGGTAGGAGCAGAAGCTCTTTGCTCTTCCAGGATTACTTCATTTCCACATCAGTGGATCTCCAGGAACAAGTCCACCGTGTCCAAAAGCTTCACCATATGCTGGAAATAATGGTCAGCTGTACAGGCTTACTGCAGTTCAGACATGAGAACCTCTTCCCTTTGACACAGTAAGTATTTCATTTCTACTTTTGCTCTTAAAATGACAATCACAAATAGAGTTTGTTTGACAGTTTTAAAGAAACACTTTAATTTTGGTGAGAGTGAGATTGCAGAAGGATCAGTTGGATCTTCCTGCTAAATTTCGCTTTGGGACTAAAACTGAAAACttaaggaaataataaaatgtgaGAGTATAGTTAATTTTGCACAAGGTTTATGCTCTGTTTTACAagcatttctttaaagaaactAACTTGATATCTCTTGTAGGATTTGCATGAAATATTACAAGGAAAACCCTCTGAATGAGAAGCATGTGTTTCAGCTGCCTATCAGACCAGCTCTGGTGAAGAAATTCTATCAGAAGTAAGAAAAACTTCAGCGTTTGCAGCATAAAACTCAGATGTGTCTGAATACCTGACTcaattttgatgtttttttgATTATTCTCTCAGTGATAACCCTGAAGTCTGGAAGGTGGAGATAAGCAGTGGGCATGGACAGAAGGAGGTTAAAACAACGTGGCAAGTCAGCACCGATGCTCCAGTTGAATATGGACCATCAAACAACTCAGGTGGGGAATGTTGGTGGTGAAATGAAATAATCAAAGCAGAAACTTCAaacaaattcagtttttatCCTGACTTCAGTGGGTCTGAgctttatatttactttttggcaaaagcaaaatgatgtTTTGCCTTCTACTAAAAGAGTGAGGAGGTATTTACAGAATTAAGGGTATCCAGGAAGTGGAGTCCTTCTCACCTTGTGTGAGTTATGTTTTTAGAGTTAAAATTACACAATAGTGCCAAAAATAAGGTGGTTAATACCCCCCAAAATCTTGCACCTTATTTCTGAGATGTTTGCCAATAAAACAGAAGAGTTTGAAGAGAAATTTCCCTGTTGTTAATGCTGGTCTCGAGTCAGAGAAGGTGCAAAGGGGAGAAGATCTGCCTTGCTGCAAGCAGATGTAGAACAAGTGGAAAAGCATCAGAATGGGGAAGAATTAAGCAGAGAGACTGGAACAGAAATGATTTGCCTTGTTGGGATGAGGTTTGATGTGAGGATTTGGTAAATCTTTCCTGTCATTATTGATTTTTGTCATGAAGTGCTTCAGTAAAACTGAAAGCTGCCCTTTGAAAACAGTTCTGGAAGCTGCTCCATGGACTGATCTCTACCTTCTGACAAGAGTGGCTAATCCCAACTTTTCCCTTTGTCCTTGCAGGTTTCCTTTCTGACTCCACAGTGAATGGAAGCAGTGAAGAAAGGCTGTATTTTATTACCATCACTCAGTGCAGTCAGGTGCACTTCACTTAAGTTGATGTTACTGAGCAGGCAGGACTGGAAAGGtacaaaaaggggaaaaattcaATCTTTTCTGTCCCAAGAGGAGTTTTAGAAACGCTCTGGGCTTCAAACAGTTCATCTTCActgatttatttgctttattacACTTAAGTGGGACCTCCACAGCCACAATTCACCTGTAGGCACCTCctttgtttaaaatgcagtaCAATTATGACTCTACagtgtaaatattttgtaagtATGGTGGATCTCTTTCATATATTTCCAGGCATTCAACAAAGTTGTGCACTTTGGggtttcacattttattttttgttcattaaaaatgcaatcaGACACTGTTCAAAGTGTGAATTATCTTAACCAACAAACCAAGCAATGTTGTCATGTTCTCCTGGGATCAAGTGATCCTTCACCATCCTGAAGGATTTGGAAAGCTCTTCCTCCAGGGCCTTGGCATCTTCAGCCAGTTTGGGTTTCTTGGCCCctgtatttatattttggaGTATTCTTGGAAATACTTCTCTCTcctcttcaaattattttattccttcaaTGTGAAGTGAGTTATTTTAACAGTGTTGTCTTGTATGTTTTGCACAAATTTTTTGAACAACAAAATCAGCAGAAATGGCTGGACATAATCGTTTAAATGTGTTGGCAGTTGCCATGTGTTATGTTGATTAATCAGTGAGGAAATATTTTGGTCTGATTTAAACAATTCCATCGTTTCCTACATGCTGACTAAATAATCTGAGACAGAAACATTTTGCATTAAGAACTTAACTATGGGTAAATGAAAGTAAGGAAAACCCTAATATCCATGCTTTTAAAAACTATGAATTATAGatgattattataaatttgtATAATTTCTGGTTTCAAGCACAGGAAGTTGTATTTCAAGTACATTCAGCTGAAGTGCGGAACCAAGTTTTTATAGTACTTGTTTCTACCTGCACTAGAAGGGGATTTAAGGTGGAATATTAATTTTGGAAGTGCTTGGATTACTTATAGTTACTTAAAATTTTTGTGTGTAATATATTATAAAGTTATCAAAGGTAAATCTGGTTACTGTAAACCAAACTGTCAAGATGTGGTTTAAATCTGATTCAGAAGATGTCACCTTGGATTACTCACTTCAAACAACTCTTCTCCACACCTGAATAGCAAGGTATAGATTATCCTAACTTTTAGACATGAATAAGTTCATATTTAAGCAGTGCTCTTGGAATATTTAAGtccttttgtgttttaaaatcatGTATCTTTCTTCAAGTAGCAATTGCATGGTAATCAAAATGCTGTTGAACAGACTGAAAGATCTGCAACAGCTTTAACCACTTGAAATTTGTCCTGGCAAGATTGGAATCACTTTACTCTTAACTGTTTTTCTGGTAAACAAAATGTGTAATAGTTTCCAAAATAATAAGGATTGTAAAACCTACTACTTGGAATCAGTGGAAAGAGAATGTATTTtggtaaaaacaaaaataattttgggaaTTGAATAGAACAACTATAAAAGCTCTAGGTGGATTggtaaataatatttcattccAGGGGTGTAAAAAGAGGCAGCAGTGGTAAATTTTAACCACTCGAATAAGACAGTTGCAGCTTAGTCCCTTTGGCAAAGGAAGAAGTGTGCAAACATCAATTTTAGCTGTGGTTTCGAAGGTAGAATATGAGGAGGACAATACTGATGAGAATGCAGAGTGTGAAAACTGTAGGAAGAACAATCTCTGTCACCATTTCCATGTGAGTAATCAGGGAATCTAAAATTTGAGAAATGAGGAATATGTAAGAGCTTTAATCCTCGGGAGGACAGAAATACCTAACTTAGAGTTAACATAAAGATTTTTTGTTGAACATAAAAGTGTTGACATTGGCATAAACAGCAAACAAAGCAAGCAGAATTTCCTAAGTCTGCCAAAGCTGGAGCAAATCCATGatagttttctctctctttttctttttaagttaaaTTTCTGAAGATATGTCAGTGCTCAAAGAGCTGCAAAAATTGCCCTTGCTCTGAATTAGTTGCAGTGCATTAACAATATTTTGCTGGTCCTTTGATTTTTATTCCCGTCACCCCAAGGTGAAAGAAAACTGTCAAAGAGAAATCCTTGAGAAGCTTTGGCCTTTGTTCTTTATCTGTCTGAAAAATTAAACgggttttattttgtggaaCTTTATTCCACAGAGGAGCCTGGAAGAGTTCAGTAAACCCAGTTCATTCACACTGCAGATGACTTGGAAGTGGAGGCTGAGCAGGATTCACTTAGGCTGGCTGCTGGGATGTTTCCTGCCATGTGGAATCTAGCTCATCCTCTTGAAAGAATCTATAGcagttgtttgatttttcttaaaaaaaaatcctacttcAGGACTTCTGAAATGTCCTGAAACCAGGAGGGTTTTTTAGCTGTTCTGGATCAGTTGTGCTGGGGTTTCTTTGTTACCAAGAGCATCAGAGCCCAAACTTAATCTTAGGCCactccttttatttatttttatagttcCACTTTATGTAAAAGTCAAACATTCAGAGATTTTCTGTCTGTGTGGTTGTCTTGATTTGTCTGggcttggtttttgtttgaaaaagcgttcagcagttttattttaaggagAGTGCCGTCATCCCCAACCTCAATTTAAGTAGTAGCTCTTTCAGTTCCTATATTTCAGTAACATCCACAGCTGATCCATTTAGCTACAGCGGTTGGAGacagtaaataaaaacattttgctttagaGGCTTGTAGTGCTTTTGGGTAGAAAATACCTTTTAGCAGCATTCAGGGAGCAGCTTAATATCTGAACTTTACAGAACCCGCTTTTATAGAGCAGAACAGAGGCAGCATTACCTGCAGCAAGGTGTTGGTGTGTGGCAGAGCAGGTGTCCATGGCCTTCCGGTGCCAGTTCTCCACCTGGGGAAAGGTGACAATTCTGTGAGCCTGCAGCACCCTCCtcactcccacagctccctccctgcccttgtCGCTACAGTTAACTTGAAACTACTTTATTCTACCAACATATGAACTTCTGAAAGttgctttgtggtttttatttcagtgtattGCCCCGAGTTAATGGTTTGATTAAATTTTTAACAGCACGTCATACATTCCGGGTTATTTTCCAGTAGGGTAGTGCATTTCTGGAGTTTTCTGCCTAGAAAGCTGACAGATCTGCTAAATAACTTCTGATGGAGAATTTTTGGCTGCATCAGTAAGTCCAGTTGGAGTTTGTGGAATGCTTTAGAAACAGCAATAGAGGCTGTTCCCACTTTCAGTGTCTGAATATCTCTGTATTAAACTAATTTACAGAACCAAAGTGTCCCTTCTGTACCGTATTCATACAAGTTGTTTCCTGAAATTCAATGTGATATTTGCAcataaatcaaagaaaaaggaaaaaaaaaaaaaaaaaagatcaaaattaGCAGCTGACATCACCTCTCTTGGATTTGGGAATCCATTTGCGCTGATAATCTCTTTGTAGTAGTCAACAGATGCCTTTGGGTACCGTggtttgttcttgtttttgaAGTCGATGTGGTAAAGCCCAAATCTTTCGGAGAAGCCTTTGTTCCATTCAAATTTATCCAGCAGTGACCAGGCAGTGTAACCTTTGACATTTACACCATCGTTTAGAGCTGGAAATAGAACACAAATCACTGATAAAGGTGGGGGTTGTCCTTAAAATATGGTTCTGTAAATGTTTGCTTTATAGCAGGAAGAGGTGGGGAGGaggacagaaaaatgaagtataaattaattgaatttagaTTCTTTGAAATTGTTGTCTTTAGCTTAAACCATGGGTCTATGGGCATAGCaatttctcctttctgaaaGTGGAACTGATGATTTTTGGCAGTATGAAATCTCAGGTATGTTATTGTGCTTATTAGTGTT
This region of Hirundo rustica isolate bHirRus1 chromosome 13, bHirRus1.pri.v3, whole genome shotgun sequence genomic DNA includes:
- the ZWILCH gene encoding protein zwilch homolog isoform X2; protein product: MAAERRRRAGGGLSGLLLRIREDGKDSIPKHPYLYETDVEISLVGGSCKNPIEKFWSGSSAVYILQKAAHHEESNSMEESRTDDAVYASEVLPKESPGALALSVGRAKQLISLYAMVQNPNVTCLGSSDLVVLPPLWARCDGSDPQHTCWIGAEPLKAANKVTGLNIYMVSCDGPTADKTHFANLEELKMEHKIRHHSSVVTTKGFARYELIAAAAIEDTIAESGSSISVDITWNGVEKILETPPVISAATLNIALESGDPRSPVFHLYRELQFLLALAEGLKMGVTEWPEPSESESALKLVQEFLTDLKKKLDGDCMFGNKNETEKIKCDTAAVDSCIKTIFGERGDLDFAEQLWCKMKSVSSYQELIDCFTLVIKCLEHGEIQPWIHQGSSSFLSQLIQQSYHGKMEDVSLSDITPIQMLLEIGLEKMKKDYVSFFIGQELATVNCLDYFISTSVDLQEQVHRVQKLHHMLEIMVSCTGLLQFRHENLFPLTQICMKYYKENPLNEKHVFQLPIRPALVKKFYQNDNPEVWKVEISSGHGQKEVKTTWQVSTDAPVEYGPSNNSGFLSDSTVNGSSEERLYFITITQCSQVHFT
- the ZWILCH gene encoding protein zwilch homolog isoform X1, which encodes MAAERRRRAGGGLSGLLLRIREDGKDSIPKHPYLYETDVEISLVGGSCKNPIEKFWSGSSAVYILQKAVSAHHEESNSMEESRTDDAVYASEVLPKESPGALALSVGRAKQLISLYAMVQNPNVTCLGSSDLVVLPPLWARCDGSDPQHTCWIGAEPLKAANKVTGLNIYMVSCDGPTADKTHFANLEELKMEHKIRHHSSVVTTKGFARYELIAAAAIEDTIAESGSSISVDITWNGVEKILETPPVISAATLNIALESGDPRSPVFHLYRELQFLLALAEGLKMGVTEWPEPSESESALKLVQEFLTDLKKKLDGDCMFGNKNETEKIKCDTAAVDSCIKTIFGERGDLDFAEQLWCKMKSVSSYQELIDCFTLVIKCLEHGEIQPWIHQGSSSFLSQLIQQSYHGKMEDVSLSDITPIQMLLEIGLEKMKKDYVSFFIGQELATVNCLDYFISTSVDLQEQVHRVQKLHHMLEIMVSCTGLLQFRHENLFPLTQICMKYYKENPLNEKHVFQLPIRPALVKKFYQNDNPEVWKVEISSGHGQKEVKTTWQVSTDAPVEYGPSNNSGFLSDSTVNGSSEERLYFITITQCSQVHFT
- the ZWILCH gene encoding protein zwilch homolog isoform X3 — encoded protein: MIREDGKDSIPKHPYLYETDVEISLVGGSCKNPIEKFWSGSSAVYILQKAVSAHHEESNSMEESRTDDAVYASEVLPKESPGALALSVGRAKQLISLYAMVQNPNVTCLGSSDLVVLPPLWARCDGSDPQHTCWIGAEPLKAANKVTGLNIYMVSCDGPTADKTHFANLEELKMEHKIRHHSSVVTTKGFARYELIAAAAIEDTIAESGSSISVDITWNGVEKILETPPVISAATLNIALESGDPRSPVFHLYRELQFLLALAEGLKMGVTEWPEPSESESALKLVQEFLTDLKKKLDGDCMFGNKNETEKIKCDTAAVDSCIKTIFGERGDLDFAEQLWCKMKSVSSYQELIDCFTLVIKCLEHGEIQPWIHQGSSSFLSQLIQQSYHGKMEDVSLSDITPIQMLLEIGLEKMKKDYVSFFIGQELATVNCLDYFISTSVDLQEQVHRVQKLHHMLEIMVSCTGLLQFRHENLFPLTQICMKYYKENPLNEKHVFQLPIRPALVKKFYQNDNPEVWKVEISSGHGQKEVKTTWQVSTDAPVEYGPSNNSGFLSDSTVNGSSEERLYFITITQCSQVHFT